The following are encoded in a window of Etheostoma cragini isolate CJK2018 chromosome 7, CSU_Ecrag_1.0, whole genome shotgun sequence genomic DNA:
- the l3mbtl1 gene encoding lethal(3)malignant brain tumor-like protein 1 isoform X1 — MSAKVNMEAPPKEPVRTPLDQSSSSSPSEDVLNCGSDGMAKKARSQPHTTTAFLLPAPAAGYQKLEVTPVAIGDPGKGGRANETVPPTLTAQVGGACSIVHVLEWKEGMAILPNSNLKFCVSDVGTLSTLITPATTSSAAAPAVQTSGKTADAEIALADKPDVSTPVGSVRGAAVEPERLVPVKPEVLVGLGQLIPDPRAQRTYTDELRRETINDKRSVGIEKVPAGGRVSSLNPDHLKPMRKRKRKEYLSPSEEDSDIEGTDEKIDDSKADCRHIRGAGDSKTELWTWTQYLEETKAVAAPNKLFQETQRVPTVKNGFKQGMKLEGIDPQHPSMYFVLTVAEVCGYRLRLHFDGYSDCHDFWVNANSPDIHPTGWCESTGHKLHTPKGCKEEEFTWTNYLKMTKAQVASKELFASPGRIDVKGSFEIGMKLEAVDRMNPSLICVATVTDVVDDRFLVHFDNWDDTYDYWCDSSSPYIHPIGWCQERDLPLTPPQDYPDQGQFSWSKYLEETGSKAVAADAFKVRGPHSFQPQMKLEAVDKRSPGLIRVATVEDVETHRIKVHYDGWSHVYDEWMDSDHPDIHPAGWCEATNHPLKVPPRETKTLQPHGSNQHFSQNCVRDPPAIGQSTYPSSVPCKPISHPRANKYSFHNRKCPTPGCDGSGHVTGRFTAHHCISGCPLAERNQGRLKAELSDSECKRTLFFGQRTKKTHCRGRIGRPPKYRKNQQRDYQVVSSEGVYPSLFMSALSSQSDRTLSLCWEQHCKLLPGVQGIHASQVAAWSVEEVFMFVQNLIGCEDQARLFKEEMIDGEAFLLLTQTDIVKIMSIKLGPALKISNAILMFKSTDEVLK; from the exons ATGAGTGCCAAAGTGAACATGGAGGCTCCACCGAAAGAACCCGTTCGCACTCCTTTGGACCAGTCCTCATCGTCTTCCCCCAGCGAGGACGTCCTTAACTGTGGGAGTGATGGTATGGCCAAGAAGGCTCGGTCCCAACCCCATACCACTACGGCTTTCCTCCTACCAG CTCCTGCTGCTGGCTATCAGAAGCTGGAGGTGACTCCTGTTGCCATTGGAGACCCAGGTAAAGGAGGCAGGGCCAATGAGACGGTCCCACCCACCCTGACAGCACAGGTGGGTGGGGCTTGTAGCATCGTCCACGTTCTGGAGTGGAAGGAGGGGATGGCCATCCTGCCCAACAGCAACCTCAAG TTCTGTGTGAGTGACGTGGGAACGCTGAGCACGCTGATCACCCCAGCGACCACCAGCAGCGCCGCTGCACCAGCAGTACAGACTTCTGGGAAAACCGCTGACGCAGAAATTGCTCTAGCAGACAAGCCAG ATGTGTCAACCCCTGTCGGCTCTGTGAGAGGTGCAGCTGTGGAGCCAGAGAGGTTGGTGCCGGTCAAACCGGAAGTCCTGGTTGGCCTGGGACAACTGATCCCTGATCCCAGAGCTCAGAGGACTTACACAGACGAGTTACGCCGAGAGACCATCAATGATAA GAGGAGTGTCGGGATAGAGAAGGTGCCAGCAGGCGGGAGGGTCTCCTCCCTTAACCCCGATCACTTGAAGCccatgaggaagaggaagaggaaggaatACCTGAGTCCCTCTGAGGAGGACTCTGACATCGAAGGCACG GATGAGAAAATTGATGATTCTAAAGCAGACTGCAGACACATCAGAGGAG CTGGGGACAGTAAGACAGAGCTGTGGACATGGACTCAATATCTGGAGGAAACCAAAGCTGTCGCTGCACCCAACAAGCTTTTCCAAGAG ACCCAGAGAGTGCCAACGGTGAAGAACGGTTTTAAGCAAGGGATGAAGCTGGAAGGCATAGACCCGCAGCATCCGTCCATGTACTTTGTTCTCACTGTGGCCGAG GTCTGTGGATACCGGCTGCGGCTTCATTTTGACGGCTACTCTGACTGCCATGACTTCTGGGTGAATGCCAACTCTCCTGACATCCACCCTACAGGCTGGTGTGAGAGCACGGGACACAAACTGCACACTCccaaag GCTGTAAAGAGGAAGAGTTTACCTGGACCAACTACCTGAAAATGACCAAAGCACAAGTGGCGTCCAAAGAACTCTTTGCCAGTCCTGGGAGG ATCGATGTGAAGGGCAGTTTCGAGATAGGAATGAAGCTGGAGGCTGTCGACCGTATGAACCCCTCCCTCATCTGTGTAGCAACCGTCACTGACGTTGTAGATGACCGCTTCCTGGTTCATTTTGACAACTGGGATGACACATACGACTACTG GTGTGATTCCAGCAGTCCGTACATTCACCCTATTGGTTGGTGCCAGGAGAGGGACCTCCCCCTAACACCACCCCAAG ATTACCCAGACCAGGGACAGTTCTCCTGGTCTAAGTACCTGGAGGAGACTGGTTCCAAGGCGGTGGCCGCTGATGCCTTTAAAGTG CGTGGGCCACACAGCTTCCAGCCTCAAATGAAGCTGGAGGCTGTGGACAAGAGAAGTCCTGGTCTAATCCGAGTGGCTACAGTGGAGGATGTCGAGACTCATCGCATTAAG GTCCATTATGACGGCTGGAGTCATGTCTATGATGAGTGGATGGACTCAGATCACCCCGACATCCACCCAGCAGGCTGGTGTGAGGCGACCAATCACCCTCTCAAAGTTCCCCCACGGGAGACAAAAACACTGCAGCCTCATGGTAGCAACCAGCACTTCAGTCAAAACT gTGTGAGGGATCCTCCTGCTATAGGTCAGTCCACCTACCCCTCCTCCGTTCCCTGTAAACCCATCAGCCACCCCAGAGCCAACAAGTACAGCTTCCACAACAG gaagtgtcCAACTCCTGGTTGTGATGGTTCAGGCCACGTGACCGGTCGTTTTACTGCCCATCACTGCATATCCGGCTGCCCATTGGCTGAGCGTAACCAGGGAAGGCTGAAGGCCGAGCTGTCCGACTCAGAGTGCAAGAGGACCCTCTTCTTTGGCCAGAGGACCAAGAAGACCCATTGCCGGGGCAg GATTGGCCGTCCTCCCAAATACAGGAAGAACCAGCAGAGAGACTACCAGG TTGTGTCCTCAGAGGGTGTGTATCCGTCACTGTTCATGTCGGCTCTGAGCAGTCAGTCAGACAGgactctgtctctgtgctggGAGCAGCACTGTAAACTGCTGCCCGGCGTTCAGGGCATTCACGCCAGCCAGGTGGCGGCGTGGAGCGTTGAAGAG GTTTTCATGTTTGTCCAGAATCTAATCGGCTGTGAAGACCAGGCTCGTCTCTTCAAAGAAGAG ATGATTGACGGGGAGGCCTTCCTGCTGCTGACCCAGACCGACATTGTGAAGATAATGAGCATCAAGCTAGGCCCCGCCCTCAAGATCTCCAACGCCATTCTCATGTTCAAGAGCACAGACGAGGTACTTAAGTGA
- the l3mbtl1 gene encoding lethal(3)malignant brain tumor-like protein 1 isoform X3, translating to MSAKVNMEAPPKEPVRTPLDQSSSSSPSEDVLNCGSDGMAKKARSQPHTTTAFLLPAPAAGYQKLEVTPVAIGDPGKGGRANETVPPTLTAQVGGACSIVHVLEWKEGMAILPNSNLKFCVSDVGTLSTLITPATTSSAAAPAVQTSGKTADAEIALADKPDVSTPVGSVRGAAVEPERLVPVKPEVLVGLGQLIPDPRAQRTYTDELRRETINDKRSVGIEKVPAGGRVSSLNPDHLKPMRKRKRKEYLSPSEEDSDIEGTDEKIDDSKADCRHIRGAGDSKTELWTWTQYLEETKAVAAPNKLFQETQRVPTVKNGFKQGMKLEGIDPQHPSMYFVLTVAEVCGYRLRLHFDGYSDCHDFWVNANSPDIHPTGWCESTGHKLHTPKGCKEEEFTWTNYLKMTKAQVASKELFASPGRIDVKGSFEIGMKLEAVDRMNPSLICVATVTDVVDDRFLVHFDNWDDTYDYWCDSSSPYIHPIGWCQERDLPLTPPQDYPDQGQFSWSKYLEETGSKAVAADAFKVRGPHSFQPQMKLEAVDKRSPGLIRVATVEDVETHRIKVHYDGWSHVYDEWMDSDHPDIHPAGWCEATNHPLKVPPRETKTLQPHGVRDPPAIGQSTYPSSVPCKPISHPRANKYSFHNRKCPTPGCDGSGHVTGRFTAHHCISGCPLAERNQGRLKAELSDSECKRTLFFGQRTKKTHCRGRIGRPPKYRKNQQRDYQVVSSEGVYPSLFMSALSSQSDRTLSLCWEQHCKLLPGVQGIHASQVAAWSVEEVFMFVQNLIGCEDQARLFKEEMIDGEAFLLLTQTDIVKIMSIKLGPALKISNAILMFKSTDEVLK from the exons ATGAGTGCCAAAGTGAACATGGAGGCTCCACCGAAAGAACCCGTTCGCACTCCTTTGGACCAGTCCTCATCGTCTTCCCCCAGCGAGGACGTCCTTAACTGTGGGAGTGATGGTATGGCCAAGAAGGCTCGGTCCCAACCCCATACCACTACGGCTTTCCTCCTACCAG CTCCTGCTGCTGGCTATCAGAAGCTGGAGGTGACTCCTGTTGCCATTGGAGACCCAGGTAAAGGAGGCAGGGCCAATGAGACGGTCCCACCCACCCTGACAGCACAGGTGGGTGGGGCTTGTAGCATCGTCCACGTTCTGGAGTGGAAGGAGGGGATGGCCATCCTGCCCAACAGCAACCTCAAG TTCTGTGTGAGTGACGTGGGAACGCTGAGCACGCTGATCACCCCAGCGACCACCAGCAGCGCCGCTGCACCAGCAGTACAGACTTCTGGGAAAACCGCTGACGCAGAAATTGCTCTAGCAGACAAGCCAG ATGTGTCAACCCCTGTCGGCTCTGTGAGAGGTGCAGCTGTGGAGCCAGAGAGGTTGGTGCCGGTCAAACCGGAAGTCCTGGTTGGCCTGGGACAACTGATCCCTGATCCCAGAGCTCAGAGGACTTACACAGACGAGTTACGCCGAGAGACCATCAATGATAA GAGGAGTGTCGGGATAGAGAAGGTGCCAGCAGGCGGGAGGGTCTCCTCCCTTAACCCCGATCACTTGAAGCccatgaggaagaggaagaggaaggaatACCTGAGTCCCTCTGAGGAGGACTCTGACATCGAAGGCACG GATGAGAAAATTGATGATTCTAAAGCAGACTGCAGACACATCAGAGGAG CTGGGGACAGTAAGACAGAGCTGTGGACATGGACTCAATATCTGGAGGAAACCAAAGCTGTCGCTGCACCCAACAAGCTTTTCCAAGAG ACCCAGAGAGTGCCAACGGTGAAGAACGGTTTTAAGCAAGGGATGAAGCTGGAAGGCATAGACCCGCAGCATCCGTCCATGTACTTTGTTCTCACTGTGGCCGAG GTCTGTGGATACCGGCTGCGGCTTCATTTTGACGGCTACTCTGACTGCCATGACTTCTGGGTGAATGCCAACTCTCCTGACATCCACCCTACAGGCTGGTGTGAGAGCACGGGACACAAACTGCACACTCccaaag GCTGTAAAGAGGAAGAGTTTACCTGGACCAACTACCTGAAAATGACCAAAGCACAAGTGGCGTCCAAAGAACTCTTTGCCAGTCCTGGGAGG ATCGATGTGAAGGGCAGTTTCGAGATAGGAATGAAGCTGGAGGCTGTCGACCGTATGAACCCCTCCCTCATCTGTGTAGCAACCGTCACTGACGTTGTAGATGACCGCTTCCTGGTTCATTTTGACAACTGGGATGACACATACGACTACTG GTGTGATTCCAGCAGTCCGTACATTCACCCTATTGGTTGGTGCCAGGAGAGGGACCTCCCCCTAACACCACCCCAAG ATTACCCAGACCAGGGACAGTTCTCCTGGTCTAAGTACCTGGAGGAGACTGGTTCCAAGGCGGTGGCCGCTGATGCCTTTAAAGTG CGTGGGCCACACAGCTTCCAGCCTCAAATGAAGCTGGAGGCTGTGGACAAGAGAAGTCCTGGTCTAATCCGAGTGGCTACAGTGGAGGATGTCGAGACTCATCGCATTAAG GTCCATTATGACGGCTGGAGTCATGTCTATGATGAGTGGATGGACTCAGATCACCCCGACATCCACCCAGCAGGCTGGTGTGAGGCGACCAATCACCCTCTCAAAGTTCCCCCACGGGAGACAAAAACACTGCAGCCTCATG gTGTGAGGGATCCTCCTGCTATAGGTCAGTCCACCTACCCCTCCTCCGTTCCCTGTAAACCCATCAGCCACCCCAGAGCCAACAAGTACAGCTTCCACAACAG gaagtgtcCAACTCCTGGTTGTGATGGTTCAGGCCACGTGACCGGTCGTTTTACTGCCCATCACTGCATATCCGGCTGCCCATTGGCTGAGCGTAACCAGGGAAGGCTGAAGGCCGAGCTGTCCGACTCAGAGTGCAAGAGGACCCTCTTCTTTGGCCAGAGGACCAAGAAGACCCATTGCCGGGGCAg GATTGGCCGTCCTCCCAAATACAGGAAGAACCAGCAGAGAGACTACCAGG TTGTGTCCTCAGAGGGTGTGTATCCGTCACTGTTCATGTCGGCTCTGAGCAGTCAGTCAGACAGgactctgtctctgtgctggGAGCAGCACTGTAAACTGCTGCCCGGCGTTCAGGGCATTCACGCCAGCCAGGTGGCGGCGTGGAGCGTTGAAGAG GTTTTCATGTTTGTCCAGAATCTAATCGGCTGTGAAGACCAGGCTCGTCTCTTCAAAGAAGAG ATGATTGACGGGGAGGCCTTCCTGCTGCTGACCCAGACCGACATTGTGAAGATAATGAGCATCAAGCTAGGCCCCGCCCTCAAGATCTCCAACGCCATTCTCATGTTCAAGAGCACAGACGAGGTACTTAAGTGA
- the l3mbtl1 gene encoding lethal(3)malignant brain tumor-like protein 1 isoform X2 produces the protein MSAKVNMEAPPKEPVRTPLDQSSSSSPSEDVLNCGSDGMAKKARSQPHTTTAFLLPAPAAGYQKLEVTPVAIGDPGKGGRANETVPPTLTAQVGGACSIVHVLEWKEGMAILPNSNLKFCVSDVGTLSTLITPATTSSAAAPAVQTSGKTADAEIALADKPDVSTPVGSVRGAAVEPERLVPVKPEVLVGLGQLIPDPRAQRTYTDELRRETINDKRSVGIEKVPAGGRVSSLNPDHLKPMRKRKRKEYLSPSEEDSDIEGTDEKIDDSKADCRHIRGAGDSKTELWTWTQYLEETKAVAAPNKLFQETQRVPTVKNGFKQGMKLEGIDPQHPSMYFVLTVAEVCGYRLRLHFDGYSDCHDFWVNANSPDIHPTGWCESTGHKLHTPKGCKEEEFTWTNYLKMTKAQVASKELFASPGRIDVKGSFEIGMKLEAVDRMNPSLICVATVTDVVDDRFLVHFDNWDDTYDYWCDSSSPYIHPIGWCQERDLPLTPPQDYPDQGQFSWSKYLEETGSKAVAADAFKVRGPHSFQPQMKLEAVDKRSPGLIRVATVEDVETHRIKVHYDGWSHVYDEWMDSDHPDIHPAGWCEATNHPLKVPPRETKTLQPHGSNQHFSQNCVRDPPAIGQSTYPSSVPCKPISHPRANKYSFHNRKCPTPGCDGSGHVTGRFTAHHCISGCPLAERNQGRLKAELSDSECKRTLFFGQRTKKTHCRGRIGRPPKYRKNQQRDYQEGVYPSLFMSALSSQSDRTLSLCWEQHCKLLPGVQGIHASQVAAWSVEEVFMFVQNLIGCEDQARLFKEEMIDGEAFLLLTQTDIVKIMSIKLGPALKISNAILMFKSTDEVLK, from the exons ATGAGTGCCAAAGTGAACATGGAGGCTCCACCGAAAGAACCCGTTCGCACTCCTTTGGACCAGTCCTCATCGTCTTCCCCCAGCGAGGACGTCCTTAACTGTGGGAGTGATGGTATGGCCAAGAAGGCTCGGTCCCAACCCCATACCACTACGGCTTTCCTCCTACCAG CTCCTGCTGCTGGCTATCAGAAGCTGGAGGTGACTCCTGTTGCCATTGGAGACCCAGGTAAAGGAGGCAGGGCCAATGAGACGGTCCCACCCACCCTGACAGCACAGGTGGGTGGGGCTTGTAGCATCGTCCACGTTCTGGAGTGGAAGGAGGGGATGGCCATCCTGCCCAACAGCAACCTCAAG TTCTGTGTGAGTGACGTGGGAACGCTGAGCACGCTGATCACCCCAGCGACCACCAGCAGCGCCGCTGCACCAGCAGTACAGACTTCTGGGAAAACCGCTGACGCAGAAATTGCTCTAGCAGACAAGCCAG ATGTGTCAACCCCTGTCGGCTCTGTGAGAGGTGCAGCTGTGGAGCCAGAGAGGTTGGTGCCGGTCAAACCGGAAGTCCTGGTTGGCCTGGGACAACTGATCCCTGATCCCAGAGCTCAGAGGACTTACACAGACGAGTTACGCCGAGAGACCATCAATGATAA GAGGAGTGTCGGGATAGAGAAGGTGCCAGCAGGCGGGAGGGTCTCCTCCCTTAACCCCGATCACTTGAAGCccatgaggaagaggaagaggaaggaatACCTGAGTCCCTCTGAGGAGGACTCTGACATCGAAGGCACG GATGAGAAAATTGATGATTCTAAAGCAGACTGCAGACACATCAGAGGAG CTGGGGACAGTAAGACAGAGCTGTGGACATGGACTCAATATCTGGAGGAAACCAAAGCTGTCGCTGCACCCAACAAGCTTTTCCAAGAG ACCCAGAGAGTGCCAACGGTGAAGAACGGTTTTAAGCAAGGGATGAAGCTGGAAGGCATAGACCCGCAGCATCCGTCCATGTACTTTGTTCTCACTGTGGCCGAG GTCTGTGGATACCGGCTGCGGCTTCATTTTGACGGCTACTCTGACTGCCATGACTTCTGGGTGAATGCCAACTCTCCTGACATCCACCCTACAGGCTGGTGTGAGAGCACGGGACACAAACTGCACACTCccaaag GCTGTAAAGAGGAAGAGTTTACCTGGACCAACTACCTGAAAATGACCAAAGCACAAGTGGCGTCCAAAGAACTCTTTGCCAGTCCTGGGAGG ATCGATGTGAAGGGCAGTTTCGAGATAGGAATGAAGCTGGAGGCTGTCGACCGTATGAACCCCTCCCTCATCTGTGTAGCAACCGTCACTGACGTTGTAGATGACCGCTTCCTGGTTCATTTTGACAACTGGGATGACACATACGACTACTG GTGTGATTCCAGCAGTCCGTACATTCACCCTATTGGTTGGTGCCAGGAGAGGGACCTCCCCCTAACACCACCCCAAG ATTACCCAGACCAGGGACAGTTCTCCTGGTCTAAGTACCTGGAGGAGACTGGTTCCAAGGCGGTGGCCGCTGATGCCTTTAAAGTG CGTGGGCCACACAGCTTCCAGCCTCAAATGAAGCTGGAGGCTGTGGACAAGAGAAGTCCTGGTCTAATCCGAGTGGCTACAGTGGAGGATGTCGAGACTCATCGCATTAAG GTCCATTATGACGGCTGGAGTCATGTCTATGATGAGTGGATGGACTCAGATCACCCCGACATCCACCCAGCAGGCTGGTGTGAGGCGACCAATCACCCTCTCAAAGTTCCCCCACGGGAGACAAAAACACTGCAGCCTCATGGTAGCAACCAGCACTTCAGTCAAAACT gTGTGAGGGATCCTCCTGCTATAGGTCAGTCCACCTACCCCTCCTCCGTTCCCTGTAAACCCATCAGCCACCCCAGAGCCAACAAGTACAGCTTCCACAACAG gaagtgtcCAACTCCTGGTTGTGATGGTTCAGGCCACGTGACCGGTCGTTTTACTGCCCATCACTGCATATCCGGCTGCCCATTGGCTGAGCGTAACCAGGGAAGGCTGAAGGCCGAGCTGTCCGACTCAGAGTGCAAGAGGACCCTCTTCTTTGGCCAGAGGACCAAGAAGACCCATTGCCGGGGCAg GATTGGCCGTCCTCCCAAATACAGGAAGAACCAGCAGAGAGACTACCAGG AGGGTGTGTATCCGTCACTGTTCATGTCGGCTCTGAGCAGTCAGTCAGACAGgactctgtctctgtgctggGAGCAGCACTGTAAACTGCTGCCCGGCGTTCAGGGCATTCACGCCAGCCAGGTGGCGGCGTGGAGCGTTGAAGAG GTTTTCATGTTTGTCCAGAATCTAATCGGCTGTGAAGACCAGGCTCGTCTCTTCAAAGAAGAG ATGATTGACGGGGAGGCCTTCCTGCTGCTGACCCAGACCGACATTGTGAAGATAATGAGCATCAAGCTAGGCCCCGCCCTCAAGATCTCCAACGCCATTCTCATGTTCAAGAGCACAGACGAGGTACTTAAGTGA
- the LOC117947695 gene encoding serine/arginine-rich splicing factor 6-like, with amino-acid sequence MPRVYIGRLSYHVREKDIQRFFSGYGKLMEIDLKNGYGFVEFEDNRDADDAVYELNGKELCGERVIVEHARGPRRDRDGHSGGYGGGGRSSGYSSRSRSGRDKYGPPVRTEYRLIVENLSSRCSWQDLKDFMRQAGEVTYADAHKERTNEGVIEFRSHSDMKRAIDKLDGTDINGRKIRLVEDKPRKRRSYSGSRSRSRSHRRSRSRSRRSSRSRSRSHSRSRSHSNKRRRHSRSRSGRKSRSKSGESKSRSRNRRSRSRSRKSKSRSRSHKSQSRSADRKSKSRSKSRSKVKSERDSRSRSKDMSGQKKSRSRSASPMENGIGERVTKSPCRSPSPHEEDRRSKSRDKRSASRSKSRSRSRSKSRSRSRSASQN; translated from the exons ATGCCTCGTGTGTATATTGGACGACTGAGCTATCATGTCCGCGAAAAAGACATCCAACGATTTTTCAGCGGATACGGAAAGCTCATGGAAATCGATTTAAAAAATGG GTATGGATTCGTGGAGTTCGAGGATAACCGGGACGCCGACGATGCCGTGTACGAGCTCAACGGAAAGGAGCTGTGTGGCGAGCGCGTGATCGTCGAACATGCCCGGGGCCCGCGGCGAGACCGAGATGGCCATAGTGGGGGTTACGGGGGTGGTGGGCGCA gtagCGGTTACAGCAGCCGGAGCCGTTCTGGCAGGGATAAGTATGGACCTCCGGTCCGTACTGAGTACCGTCTAATCGTGGAGAACTTGTCCAGCCGCTGCAGTTGGCAGGACCTCAAG GACTTCATGCGTCAGGCAGGAGAGGTGACTTATGCAGATGCCCACAAGGAACGCACAAATGAGGGTGTGATTGAGTTTCGATCCCACTCAGACATGAAGAGGGCCATTGACAAGCTGGACGGTACGGACATCAACGGACGGAAGATTCGTCTGGTGGAGGACAAACCTCGCAAACGAAGGTCTTACTCTGGCAGCCGCTCGAG ATCTCGTAGTCACCGCCGCTCCCGCAGCAGGAGCCGCAGGAGCTCCAGGAGTCGCTCCAGATCCCACTCCAG GTCTCGTTCCCATAGCAACAAAAGACGTCGCCACTCCCGCTCCAGATCTGGAAGAAAGTCTCGCTCCAAGTCCGGAGAAAGCAAATCACGATCTCGCAACCGCAGGTCCCGTTCGCGTTCCCGCAAATCTAAATCTCGTTCACGCTCTCACAAATCCCAGTCCCGTTCAGCCGACCGGAAATCAAAATCCCGCTCAAAGAGTCGTTCAAAGGTAAAGTCAGAGCGGGATTCCCGCAGTAGATCCAAGGATATGTCTGGTCAAAAGAAGTCCCGCAGTCGTTCAGCTTCCCCCATGGAGAACGGGATAGGAGAACGCGTCACCAAATCTCCTTGCCGTTCTCCATCCCCACACGAAGAAGACCGCCGATCTAAGTCCAGGGATAAACGCTCAGCCTCCCGCTCAAAGTCCCGCTCAAGGTCCCGCTCAAAGTCCCGCTCAAGGTCTAGATCCGCTTCTCAGAATTag